The DNA region tcagttgaacggaaattcaaatcaaatccaaattatttgatttttaaacctaaacatattgcaaacaagctaGGCGCTTTTCATGGTGACCcttttcttaagcatttttttatatggagttctgcgttccttccggactgaccaatataaaaaattaaatattatcaatgttgcaaagtttggcctggaagacattcaaatatatcatcaagggcgaattttcaaaaagaaatgaaattttgtagtaatattttcaagatcatcgaaattccctgacccagcttaaaattccctgactttccctgacttttccaggtcaaataaaattccctgacaattccaggttttccctgacttttccagaaatcgacaccatgtaGGTACTAAGTGCGTGACTGAGTGTCATCATGCCTAGaatctttatttatttgataagtaaattataaaatcaacaacctaaactcaATTCTAAGGCCCCATTCAAATTGAGTGTAAAATCCTTTGagcaaataaatttgaaaagcgctattttgatgttttttaccAATATAAATACGTTtatgtcatgttttttttttaattctaaaatgcaaaaaaaaacaattgtgaaTATTTATTTAAGGTAactgaaaatgaaaataataagtAAAACACAGTTAATTCAGGAGTATTTTGCTTTAGCGTGCATGGTTATTGTCTCTGTAAATGCGGCGACGTTGCCAATTTTCCGTGGTTCGAGTCCAAGCTGCAAGAAAGCTCGAGCTGAAACTTATTCAACTGTGGTACCAAAACGATTGACAGGTGCTCTTTTGCCTACCGTCAGGCGTTTTAgccaaactagttttttttattctacattttttcttatttaaaaatgtaattattgTTGCTACGAAGGACGATATGGCAGACAAATTATGATATTATCAGATTACAAACACGAGTACTTACCAACAATCATTCCTCCGATTTTGTTTCATAAATAAAACATTGGATTTCGGACGaaacgcaaacaaaaaaaaaacaatattcaaaTTGGATTTACTTTCCTTTATTCATCATATCGTGAAACGCTGTCGCCGTTTGTAGTGTAACACATTTACGGATAGCTTTTTAGACACTGGTCTCTAGCTGGGGTGTGGTGGACCTAAAAACCACGCCCATGATTCTTTCAACTTCGTTCAATTTGCACGCGCTCACGCCGAGGTGCGGTTCTTTTCGGTTCATTCTACTTTTTGTTGTTACATAGTTTGATCTCTATTATTGTTtgattcatcatttttatttttaaagatttttgaatgcgTGTATTATTTTTGTGTGGCAACTTTAGTGATTTTATCTTTCAAATTGTAGTTTATTTCTTACCAGTAAGAATACATTCTATTGATTAAGGAGAGAAACTTTTCCTGGCTCAATGTATTTTGCCTTTTCTTAATTACTAAAGTTTTAGATACATTCATTCTTATAATATATTGTACCGTTAGGACATTTTAGACGTAATTTtagcaaaattgacaaacatgagtaaaaaaaaaacatttggttCTTCAAAATCTGGTTGCCTTGGCTTTTCTTGGCTCTTAATATTTGATGTTGTTAATAGGTGACAAAACAGAAGAAAAGCGAAATGGAAAGTGTGTTAAAATGAGAAAATGaagaaataaaaactttcaaaaacctAATATACAATTGGAACAAACATGCGGTAGATCGAAATGTGTCaacttttctcaaaatttcccTGCCTCGCCCCTGCGCTTACTTGCTAAGTTGGCCGCGGCCCGCGCTCCGGACGGCGCCCAGCTCGGGAAAGTCTTTCGACGAAAACGCGTCGCTGCCCGGCGGCGAGCGTGGCGGTTCCGGCGGTGCCACAAGCGAACCCCGGCCGTAGCCTCCGGAGGGTCGCGCGGACGACGTCGACGGCCGGTCGGACGAGTCGGGCGAACGGCGCTCCTGCTTGATGCGGCCGCCGCCGCGGGTGTAGTCTGGCGAGGCGCGACCCCCGCGGGTGTAATCCGGCGAGCCGCGACCTCCGCGGGTGTAGTCGGGCGATTCGTCGCGGCCACGGTAGCGGTCGCGTTCGCGCCGGCTGCTGGAGCTGCGCTCGTCCCGACGGCGGTCCGGCGAGTCACGCCGGTACCGGTCGTAATCGCGGTCGCGTCTGTCGCGCGTGCTCCGGGATGATGGCGAGTAGTCGCGCGTGCTCCGGGACGACGGTGAGGGGTCGCGGCGGTACGAGGACGAGGCAGCTCCCCACGGGGTTCGCGAGTCACGGgttcggctgctgctgctggccatgCTGTCGTTGAGCGCGGGGTACTCGTCCTTGACCTGTGGAGGGGGGAAGGTTTAGTAGTGTTGGAATTGTGGGATGGGCGCGTGAACTCACCTTGACACGTTCACTGTAGCTGGAACTGGCCGCCGAGGACGAGGGACGACTGGACATGTAGCGGTCCTTCATGCGATCGTCGTCGTACTTTTCGTAGTGACTCTTGGGCAACTTGGACAGCTTCGGGTTAGTGAGGTGGGTGACCTCCGACGAGGAAACGAACGAGCAGTTATCGAACTGAGTGCTGATGTACGAGCTGGTGTCCCCGATTGCGGTCGTGTTGCACAGATCCGTGTCCGCGTTCAACGGCAGATGACGGCCTGGTTTCATCTCGATGCTCAGATCAAGACAGCAGCTGTCCGAGATGATAAACGCCCAGCGGACGCACTTGGACAGCGGGCAGTACTTGCCGTTGCCCTTTTCCTCATGGAAGTCACACGAAATGTCCTTGCTGTACTCGTACACGTCCTTCTGGATGATGGCCTGGGCGATGTGGACCGACGGGAACGTCTTGATGTCCATTCCGAAGCTCTCGGTGGCGCGCTTCAGCTGGTAGAACAACTCCGACAGCGGACAAACCAGCAGCGTGTTTTCATCCATGTTGGCCTGGGTCAAAATGCCCTTCAGGATGTTCTCCACCATCTTAATCTCGGTCGTCTCCGTAAACAGCGGCGGCATCTTCTCTCCCTGGGACAAAAAGTTGAACAGCCGCAGCACGATCTCGTCGTTGTCCTTTTCGCCCATCGCGTCCGGCGGAATCGGCAATCCGTGGTCCGACTCGGAATGGACCTTGGCGTCGTACGAGAAGCCCAGCGGCAGCTTGCCCGGATCGATGAACATGTGCAGCCGGTCCTTGACGCCGTCCCGCAGGCTGTACCGCACCAGGCCCATCTCGGCCGGAATGTAGGTGCCGTTGGAGGTCACGCAAAAGTACGCGAACGAGATGAAGAAGAACTCCACCTTTTCAAGCtctgtaaaaaaattaatgattagTTTTAAATACCGAATTCGGTTAAGTTTTAATGTTGGCAGATCGGTCAACAATCTGTCAAAATTAACATCATTTAACCGAATTTTGGCTTAATTTTACCGAAAACAGTAGCAAAAAGACAATTATCCTTACCATTGCTGGCCACTCCGGCGTCCAGCATGCCGGCGATGGTGTTCTTAATCGTGTCCGCCTTCTGCTCTTTGGCCTTCTGTTCCGCCTCGACCACGGACAGCGGAACGCCCTGGGACGTGTACCGCTCGCCGTTCTCTCGCAAGAACTCCCGGTGCTGCTGGGCCATCTTCTGGTACGGCTCGCGCTCCTCATGGGACATTCTCTgttagaaagcaaaaaaaaaaccccccaACATTAATGGAACCTTCAAGAAGGTCACGGACGGGGACGCGCTTACATTCCAGTGCGGGGACGCCTTGGACTGCAGCTCGAAGGCACCGCCCCGGAACGTGTAACCCTCGGCTTCCTTCTTCTTTTTGTACTCCATCATGAAGAAGTAGTACGGGCCCTTGGGCTGCCGGTTCTTGTTGTGTCTTCGCGGGGCCATCCCGGAACGGAATCCGCAAGGAAAACGTGTCCGCTAGAAAATCAATCTTTCTCGCTCCCAAACCACACAAATTTAATCACAAAACACGCACAACTTTTTCGCCACAATAAATAGCACTTTACACAACAGAATTACACAACTTTTAAGCACGATTAACACGGAAAATTCGACGATTTGCGTCGCTCTCAAGAGCAAAGGACGAGATTGCGGAAAGATGGCTGCCCAAAGATGCACCGCAAGAAAGAAAACATTCGTGACCAGACGAAAAAACGCGCGGATGAACTCCTGCGTGGGGTGAATTTTCGAACTTTGAAGTTTGACAGATCTGCTTTATCGATTCGCAGAGTTGCCAGATTTGGGGAAAACCGcggtcatgtttttttttgtgaaattacaCGTTGAATCGTgacaactctggagtttttgaaaccgctttgagtcaggggtatttattaaataaaaaacacccaaaaagcaaaaactgaaaatttggtttattggaccttttcaaaaaaaaaaaaaaaaaaactccagatccaAGTCCAgaactcatttttaaacaacCAGACTTTAAAGCttggacgaacggacatgacaccaggaacgttttttttcaaatttctgaagcaaactatcactgatttctcaaaatgtcttatgcaaTAATTGATTAAAACATTTAGCATTAGTTTTGTGCTAAAAACAGTTTGTTGGCATTAAGTTTGTCTCTATGATTCTAATGTAATTTATAATGGATACTAAAATTGCCAAACAATTTATagaaatgatatttttaatatataCGACCAATTCAAAAAGTGCCCATGAGTTTGCATTATcagctggctttgtttacgtttaagACCACGTGGCGTGAAGATTTTGACATAAGCGACCTCGCTTGCGCAGGTTTAGacctgcttcactttttgaaatcccgtgtcatgtccgttcgtccgtgtttaagcggtatacgcacttcggaaggaaccggtcaagaaaaaaaatcaaatgggcagcagtggcagcgcaagcaagtcagagagggtgaagaaaagccccaagaaatcgctctctctcctttgttctgctgttcgtaaagctgtttcttgacccctttccctccgatctgcatactagcctttaaagataaaatcaaataaatacctacactcaaaatcagaagtacccCTCCAAAAGGGTTCTGTCTACCCTTTACCTGTCAACAACTGGTAGACAACACCTTTTTGAGGGTTACTTCcaccattttttcaaaacaaagttgactttatagctgtcagcCACCactgctagtaccaaccactagtgtcttccttttatctacaagaacttcgccgccctgggctcctaagtgtatgaaagtatggcacggagcgacggcgccgaatacccatatttacacaaagaattttagagcgcccgccgtgggattcgaacctgcgacctctggattgtgagtccagtgcgcggtccgattgatccacacgggcgggaccatttttcaaaaccttttcaAAAGAGTCTCCCCGACAGAACCCTTTTTGAGGGGtatttctgattttgagtgtaggAGATACCTGcttgcttttttgttgttgcaagAGCATTTATTGATTTATACTCAACCCCCAGAGGGGGAAAAGCAGTCATCCCACAAATATCGCCTGGTTCAAGAGCCGTCAAGCGTCGATTGTGGACCACACCTGGCTTGGCCACCGCGAGACGATCGGAA from Culex quinquefasciatus strain JHB chromosome 3, VPISU_Cqui_1.0_pri_paternal, whole genome shotgun sequence includes:
- the LOC6033030 gene encoding protein maelstrom homolog, translating into MAPRRHNKNRQPKGPYYFFMMEYKKKKEAEGYTFRGGAFELQSKASPHWNRMSHEEREPYQKMAQQHREFLRENGERYTSQGVPLSVVEAEQKAKEQKADTIKNTIAGMLDAGVASNELEKVEFFFISFAYFCVTSNGTYIPAEMGLVRYSLRDGVKDRLHMFIDPGKLPLGFSYDAKVHSESDHGLPIPPDAMGEKDNDEIVLRLFNFLSQGEKMPPLFTETTEIKMVENILKGILTQANMDENTLLVCPLSELFYQLKRATESFGMDIKTFPSVHIAQAIIQKDVYEYSKDISCDFHEEKGNGKYCPLSKCVRWAFIISDSCCLDLSIEMKPGRHLPLNADTDLCNTTAIGDTSSYISTQFDNCSFVSSSEVTHLTNPKLSKLPKSHYEKYDDDRMKDRYMSSRPSSSAASSSYSERVKVKDEYPALNDSMASSSSRTRDSRTPWGAASSSYRRDPSPSSRSTRDYSPSSRSTRDRRDRDYDRYRRDSPDRRRDERSSSSRRERDRYRGRDESPDYTRGGRGSPDYTRGGRASPDYTRGGGRIKQERRSPDSSDRPSTSSARPSGGYGRGSLVAPPEPPRSPPGSDAFSSKDFPELGAVRSAGRGQLSK